A region of Myxococcus stipitatus DSM 14675 DNA encodes the following proteins:
- a CDS encoding glutamate synthase subunit beta, producing the protein MGKPTGFTEWSRVPAHKREKQERLGDFREFSLPLAPDEAKRQAGRCMDCGVPFCHQGCPLGNLIPDFNEAVYRGRWREAYDILSRTNTFPEMTGRLCPAPCEAACVLAIDQDAVTIEQMEKEISERAFAEGWVKPRPPARRTGFTVGIVGSGPAGLAAAAQLNSAGHSVTVYERDARAGGLLRLGIPDFKLEKSVVDRRLALMEAEGVVFRTGVDVGGAVSFRELRGRHDALLLAMGARRARELEVPGRELSGVVQAMEYLEHQNHLVAGQGEKQPHLDAAGKRVVILGGGDTGSDCLGTALRQGAKSVQQIELFPAPPHVRASDNPWPRWPLIFRTSSSQEEGGERGFAMMTKHLSGTNGRIEKLHAVKVEVQRSVGGGPRLVEVPGSETSLEVDLLVLAMGFTGPETSGLVEDLGVALSPRGTVQVDARFATSADGVYCAGDASRGASLIVWALSDGREAARSIDASLSGGLSVLTTRGADSPF; encoded by the coding sequence ATGGGCAAGCCCACCGGATTCACGGAGTGGTCACGCGTCCCCGCGCACAAGCGAGAGAAGCAGGAGCGACTGGGAGACTTCCGCGAGTTCTCCCTGCCCCTGGCCCCGGACGAGGCCAAGCGACAAGCGGGACGCTGCATGGACTGTGGCGTCCCCTTCTGCCACCAGGGTTGTCCGCTGGGGAACCTCATCCCGGACTTCAACGAGGCCGTGTATCGAGGCCGCTGGCGCGAGGCCTACGACATCCTCTCCCGCACCAACACCTTCCCGGAGATGACGGGCCGGCTGTGCCCCGCGCCGTGCGAAGCCGCCTGCGTGCTGGCCATCGACCAGGACGCGGTGACCATCGAGCAGATGGAGAAGGAGATCTCCGAGCGGGCCTTCGCGGAGGGCTGGGTGAAGCCTCGGCCTCCGGCTCGGCGCACGGGCTTCACGGTGGGCATCGTGGGCTCGGGCCCCGCGGGACTGGCCGCCGCGGCGCAGCTCAACTCCGCGGGGCACAGTGTCACCGTCTACGAGCGTGACGCGCGTGCCGGTGGCCTGCTGCGCCTGGGCATCCCGGACTTCAAGCTGGAGAAGTCCGTCGTGGACAGGCGTCTGGCGCTGATGGAGGCGGAGGGCGTGGTGTTCCGCACCGGCGTGGACGTGGGCGGCGCGGTGAGCTTCCGCGAGCTGCGCGGCCGGCACGATGCGCTGCTGCTCGCCATGGGGGCTCGTCGTGCGCGCGAGCTGGAGGTCCCGGGTCGCGAGCTGTCCGGCGTGGTGCAGGCGATGGAGTACCTGGAGCACCAGAACCACCTCGTCGCCGGGCAGGGAGAGAAGCAGCCACACCTGGACGCGGCCGGCAAGCGCGTGGTCATCCTGGGCGGTGGCGACACGGGCTCGGACTGCCTGGGCACGGCGCTCCGACAGGGTGCGAAGAGCGTGCAGCAAATCGAGCTCTTCCCTGCCCCTCCTCACGTGCGCGCTTCGGACAACCCGTGGCCTCGGTGGCCGCTCATCTTCCGCACGTCGTCGAGCCAGGAGGAAGGCGGCGAGCGCGGCTTCGCGATGATGACGAAGCACCTGTCGGGCACGAACGGCCGCATCGAGAAGCTGCACGCCGTGAAGGTGGAGGTGCAGCGCTCGGTGGGCGGCGGCCCTCGGCTCGTGGAGGTCCCTGGCTCGGAGACGTCGCTCGAGGTGGACCTGCTCGTGCTCGCGATGGGCTTCACTGGACCCGAGACCTCCGGGTTGGTGGAGGACCTGGGGGTGGCGCTGTCACCGCGCGGCACCGTGCAGGTGGATGCGCGCTTCGCCACGTCAGCGGACGGAGTCTACTGCGCGGGGGATGCGAGCCGAGGCGCGAGCCTCATCGTCTGGGCCCTGTCCGATGGACGTGAGGCGGCGCGCTCCATCGACGCCTCTCTGTCCGGTGGACTGTCCGTGCTGACCACTCGCGGCGCGGACAGCCCGTTCTGA
- the gltB gene encoding glutamate synthase large subunit gives MSAILPGRYGLYEPETEHDACGVGFVAHLRGERSRGIVEDALELLNRLSHRAAAGKDPRTGDGAGILVQLPHRFFEHEAPTLGFELPPRRQYGVAQVFLPQEVDARAACEAALEEVVTEEGQRVLGWRDVPVAPEHLGPVAREAAPVIRQLFIARRRVVPSAFERKLYRIRKLTENRVLARGVDPKGRFHIASLSSETLVYKGLLLPADLPRFYADLQHTEFVSALGLVHSRFSTNTFPTWELAQPFRFIAHNGEINTLRGNRNWMTARRGLLQTARLGGSLEPLWPIIVPGKSDSAQFDNMVELLYLGGRTLPHAMMMMIPEAWEGDALMEDDKRAFYEYSSALLEPWDGPAAIAFTDGQLIGATLDRNGLRPARYLVTEDDRIILASETGVIDVPPSQVRRKGRLTPGRMLLVDTTEGRILEDAEVKRDISTRWPYRKWLERNVFTFEDLPTVPAPERLRGDELSRLQGSFGYTLEELRAVLTPMAETGKEPVGSMGTDTPLAVLSDQSPSLFSYFHQLFAQVTNPPIDPLRESLVMTLATALGPESNTFEETPEQCHRLSLPGPILTNGQLARLASIRGEGLFETRRLSLLYPLSGGEGALETAVEKLCAAAVDAVDGGASILLLSDRGVDVAHAAIPALLAVSAVHQRLVRDGIRMYTGLLLETAEAREVHHFACLFSYGAAAVNPYLALDTVRALADANELAVDAEKAQAHFIHAVEEGLMKVMSKMGISTLQSYRGSQLFEAVGLQRGLIERHFTGTPSRVEGVGLPELGREVAERHARGFEHPEGQLPVGGQYRWRRQGERHKWNPATIARLQAAVRGNDAAQFAEYSRLADDETREHCNLRGLLDIQTEGRQPVELEEVESAHSLARRFVTGAMSFGSISAEAHETLAIAMNRLGGRSNSGEGGEESRRYTRDAHGDLRRSAIKQVASARFGVTTEYLVNADELQIKVAQGAKPGEGGQLPGHKVDERIAKVRWSTPGVTLISPPPHHDIYSIEDLAQLIYDLQSTNPTARVSVKLVSEVGVGTIAAGVAKAGAGCVVVSGYEGGTGASPISSIHHAGLPWELGLAETQQVLVHNGLRSRIRVQADGGLRTARDVLVAALLGAEEFGLATASLVAVGCVMLRKCHLNTCSAGIATQDAGLREHFQGKPEDVVNFFLLLAEDLRQRMAALGARTLEELVGRVDLLRQRATVDHWKARRVDLSALLAAPAAPASEPRHCTVPRSKDVSDHLDHELLQDAKAVLEGGPAMLLTRPVSNTHRAVGAMLSGEIARRHGSRGLPDGRLHVRMKGSAGQSFGAFLVSGVTLELEGDANDYVGKGLSGGRIIAYPHQSSRFVAEENVLVGNTALYGATAGEVYLRGLAGERFAVRNSGAQAVVEGVGDHGCEYMTGGVVVVLGSTGRNFAAGMSGGTAYVLDRELSFRQRCNLEMVELESLVDESEIWLVHGMIERHLRYTHSALARRVLDNWELMVPRFVKVMPTDYKRVLQARRAAKRPPEASVTTQLPHVVGGRG, from the coding sequence ATGTCCGCGATCCTCCCCGGCCGGTACGGCCTCTATGAGCCCGAAACCGAACATGACGCCTGTGGCGTCGGTTTCGTGGCCCACCTGAGAGGTGAACGCTCTCGCGGAATCGTCGAGGACGCCCTGGAGCTCCTCAACCGCCTGAGCCACCGCGCGGCGGCGGGGAAGGACCCTCGGACGGGAGATGGCGCGGGCATCCTGGTGCAGCTCCCGCACCGCTTCTTCGAGCACGAGGCCCCCACCCTGGGCTTCGAGCTTCCTCCCCGCAGGCAGTACGGCGTGGCGCAGGTCTTCCTCCCGCAAGAGGTGGACGCGCGGGCCGCGTGTGAAGCGGCGCTGGAGGAGGTCGTCACCGAGGAGGGTCAACGCGTGCTGGGCTGGCGCGATGTCCCGGTGGCCCCCGAGCACCTGGGGCCCGTGGCTCGCGAGGCCGCGCCGGTCATCCGGCAGCTCTTCATCGCCCGGCGCCGCGTGGTCCCCAGCGCCTTCGAGCGCAAGCTGTACCGCATCCGCAAGCTCACGGAGAACCGCGTCCTCGCGCGAGGCGTGGACCCGAAGGGCCGCTTCCACATCGCCAGCCTCTCGTCCGAGACACTCGTCTACAAGGGCCTGCTGCTGCCCGCGGACCTCCCTCGCTTCTACGCGGACCTCCAACACACGGAGTTCGTCAGCGCGCTGGGGCTGGTCCACTCGCGCTTCTCCACCAACACGTTCCCCACGTGGGAGCTGGCGCAGCCGTTCCGCTTCATCGCGCACAACGGCGAAATCAACACCCTGCGTGGCAATCGCAACTGGATGACAGCCCGGCGCGGCCTGCTCCAGACGGCGCGGTTGGGGGGGAGCCTGGAGCCGTTGTGGCCCATCATCGTCCCGGGCAAGAGCGACTCCGCGCAGTTCGACAACATGGTGGAGCTGCTCTACCTGGGCGGCCGCACCCTGCCCCACGCGATGATGATGATGATTCCGGAGGCGTGGGAAGGTGACGCGCTGATGGAGGACGACAAGCGCGCCTTCTACGAGTACTCGTCGGCGCTGCTGGAGCCGTGGGATGGCCCCGCAGCCATCGCCTTCACGGATGGACAGCTCATCGGCGCCACGCTGGACCGCAACGGGCTGCGTCCCGCGCGCTACCTGGTGACCGAGGATGACCGCATCATCCTCGCCTCGGAGACGGGGGTCATCGACGTGCCTCCGTCCCAGGTGCGGCGCAAGGGCCGACTGACGCCGGGGCGCATGCTGCTGGTGGACACCACCGAGGGGCGCATCCTCGAGGACGCGGAGGTGAAGCGCGACATCAGCACGCGCTGGCCCTACCGCAAGTGGCTGGAGCGCAACGTCTTCACCTTCGAGGACCTGCCCACCGTCCCCGCACCGGAGCGGCTGAGGGGCGACGAGTTGTCCCGGCTCCAGGGATCCTTCGGCTACACGCTCGAGGAACTCCGCGCGGTGCTCACGCCCATGGCGGAGACGGGCAAGGAGCCCGTGGGCTCCATGGGCACGGACACGCCGCTCGCGGTGCTCAGCGACCAGTCCCCCAGCCTCTTCTCGTACTTCCATCAGCTCTTCGCGCAGGTGACCAATCCGCCCATCGACCCGCTGCGCGAGTCGCTGGTGATGACACTCGCCACGGCGCTGGGCCCGGAGAGCAACACCTTCGAGGAGACCCCTGAGCAGTGCCACCGGCTCTCGCTGCCCGGCCCCATCCTCACCAACGGGCAGCTCGCGCGGCTGGCGTCCATCCGTGGCGAGGGCCTGTTCGAGACACGGCGCCTGTCGCTGCTCTACCCGCTGAGTGGCGGAGAGGGCGCGCTGGAGACGGCGGTCGAGAAGCTGTGCGCGGCGGCGGTGGACGCGGTCGATGGCGGCGCCAGCATCCTGCTCCTGAGTGACCGGGGCGTGGATGTGGCGCACGCGGCCATCCCCGCGCTGCTGGCGGTCTCCGCGGTCCACCAGCGTCTGGTCCGCGACGGCATCCGCATGTACACGGGCCTGCTGCTGGAGACGGCGGAGGCGCGTGAGGTCCACCACTTCGCCTGTCTCTTCAGCTACGGCGCGGCGGCGGTGAACCCGTATCTCGCGCTGGACACGGTGCGCGCCCTGGCGGACGCGAACGAGCTGGCCGTGGACGCGGAGAAGGCCCAGGCACACTTCATCCACGCGGTGGAGGAAGGGCTGATGAAGGTGATGTCCAAGATGGGCATCTCCACGCTCCAGTCCTACCGGGGCTCGCAGCTCTTCGAGGCCGTGGGACTGCAACGCGGCTTGATTGAACGGCACTTCACGGGCACGCCTTCGCGAGTCGAAGGTGTCGGCCTGCCGGAGCTGGGGCGCGAGGTGGCGGAGCGCCATGCCCGAGGCTTCGAGCACCCGGAGGGACAGCTCCCCGTCGGTGGCCAGTACCGCTGGCGCCGCCAGGGCGAGCGACACAAGTGGAACCCGGCGACGATTGCCCGGCTCCAGGCCGCGGTGCGCGGCAACGACGCTGCACAGTTCGCGGAGTACTCGCGGCTGGCGGACGATGAGACGCGCGAGCACTGCAACCTGCGGGGGCTGCTGGACATCCAGACGGAGGGCCGCCAGCCCGTCGAGCTGGAGGAAGTCGAGTCGGCTCACTCCCTGGCGCGCCGCTTCGTCACGGGGGCCATGTCCTTCGGCTCCATCAGCGCGGAGGCGCACGAGACGCTGGCCATCGCGATGAACCGGCTGGGCGGACGCTCCAACAGCGGCGAGGGTGGAGAGGAGTCCCGGCGCTACACGCGCGATGCGCACGGCGACCTGCGCCGCAGCGCCATCAAGCAGGTGGCCAGCGCCCGCTTCGGGGTCACCACCGAGTACCTGGTCAACGCCGACGAGCTGCAGATCAAGGTCGCTCAAGGCGCCAAGCCTGGTGAGGGCGGCCAGCTCCCCGGGCACAAGGTGGATGAGCGCATCGCCAAGGTCCGCTGGTCCACGCCCGGCGTGACGCTCATCTCCCCTCCTCCGCACCACGACATCTACTCCATCGAGGACCTGGCGCAGCTCATCTACGACCTCCAGTCCACCAACCCGACGGCGCGAGTCAGCGTGAAGCTGGTGAGCGAGGTCGGCGTGGGCACCATCGCCGCGGGCGTGGCGAAGGCCGGCGCGGGCTGCGTGGTGGTCTCCGGCTACGAAGGCGGCACGGGCGCATCCCCCATCTCGAGCATCCACCACGCGGGCCTGCCCTGGGAGCTGGGACTGGCGGAGACGCAGCAGGTCCTGGTGCACAACGGGCTTCGCTCGCGCATCCGCGTCCAGGCGGATGGAGGATTGCGCACCGCACGCGACGTGCTCGTGGCCGCGCTGCTGGGCGCCGAGGAGTTCGGCCTGGCCACCGCGAGCCTCGTGGCCGTGGGCTGCGTGATGCTGCGCAAGTGCCACCTCAACACCTGCTCGGCGGGCATCGCCACGCAGGACGCCGGGCTGCGAGAGCACTTCCAGGGCAAGCCCGAGGACGTGGTGAACTTCTTCCTCCTCCTCGCCGAGGACCTGCGCCAGCGGATGGCCGCGCTGGGGGCTCGGACTCTCGAGGAGCTGGTGGGCCGGGTGGACCTGCTGCGCCAGCGCGCGACGGTGGACCACTGGAAGGCGCGGCGCGTGGACCTCTCCGCGCTCCTGGCCGCTCCCGCCGCGCCCGCGAGCGAGCCTCGGCACTGCACGGTGCCTCGCTCGAAGGATGTGTCGGACCACCTGGACCACGAGCTGCTCCAGGACGCGAAGGCCGTGCTGGAGGGTGGGCCCGCGATGCTGCTGACGCGGCCGGTGAGCAACACGCACCGCGCCGTGGGAGCCATGCTCTCGGGCGAGATTGCGCGCCGGCATGGCTCGCGGGGGCTTCCCGATGGGCGGCTGCACGTGCGGATGAAGGGCTCCGCGGGGCAGAGCTTCGGCGCGTTCCTGGTCTCGGGTGTCACCTTGGAGCTCGAGGGTGACGCCAACGACTACGTGGGCAAGGGCCTCTCCGGTGGGCGCATCATCGCGTACCCGCACCAGTCCAGCCGCTTCGTCGCGGAGGAGAACGTGCTGGTGGGCAACACCGCCCTCTACGGCGCCACGGCCGGTGAGGTGTACCTGCGCGGGCTCGCGGGTGAGCGCTTCGCCGTGCGCAACAGCGGCGCGCAGGCAGTGGTCGAGGGCGTGGGAGACCACGGCTGCGAGTACATGACCGGAGGCGTGGTGGTGGTGCTGGGCTCCACGGGCCGAAACTTCGCCGCGGGCATGAGCGGCGGCACGGCCTACGTGCTGGACCGGGAGCTCTCCTTCCGGCAGCGCTGCAACCTGGAGATGGTGGAGCTGGAGTCGCTGGTGGACGAGTCGGAGATCTGGCTCGTGCACGGGATGATCGAGCGACACCTGCGCTACACGCACAGCGCGTTGGCGCGGCGGGTGCTCGACAACTGGGAGCTGATGGTGCCCCGGTTCGTGAAGGTGATGCCCACGGACTACAAGCGCGTCCTGCAGGCGCGGCGCGCGGCGAAGCGGCCTCCTGAAGCCTCCGTCACCACGCAGCTTCCACACGTCGTCGGCGGGAGGGGTTGA
- a CDS encoding NUDIX hydrolase, with product MPYSPIIGTLGYVMSEDRQRVLLIHRVARPDDAHLGKYNGLGGKMERDEDVAACMRREIREEAGIECTRMVLRGTLSWPGFGKQGEDWLGFVFRIDAFEGTPFERNPEGTLSWVPLTELPRLPMWDGDRHFLPLVFDEDPRVFHGVMPYSGGRALSWNYTRL from the coding sequence ATGCCCTATTCCCCCATCATCGGCACCCTCGGCTACGTCATGTCCGAGGACAGGCAGCGCGTGCTGCTCATCCATCGCGTCGCGAGACCGGATGACGCGCACCTGGGCAAGTACAACGGGCTGGGCGGGAAGATGGAGCGCGATGAGGATGTCGCCGCCTGCATGCGCCGCGAGATTCGCGAAGAGGCGGGCATCGAGTGCACGCGCATGGTGCTGCGCGGCACGCTCTCCTGGCCGGGCTTTGGCAAACAAGGTGAAGACTGGCTGGGCTTCGTGTTCCGCATCGATGCCTTCGAAGGCACTCCCTTCGAGCGCAACCCCGAAGGCACGCTGTCCTGGGTCCCGCTGACGGAGCTGCCCCGCTTGCCCATGTGGGACGGGGACAGGCACTTCCTGCCCCTCGTCTTCGACGAAGACCCTCGCGTGTTTCACGGCGTGATGCCGTATTCAGGAGGACGCGCGTTGAGCTGGAATTACACGCGACTTTGA
- a CDS encoding energy transducer TonB → MILNFGLPALESERPAEPRVVVSSRLFRMGEVAEREGLWTRWGWALVTAVVVHAGVVAAGMAMPASAPEFPPAAEEPELVLLAFAPPPPAPSSGAARSVPVERAARPSRPRVARPVMETSIQPQPKPEVVEPPVDETPPVANDAPSTPEAVADAPADSSPVPSVAGGVVGGAVGGTQGGIVGATGTLGDAVGLGQVLRPPSVLKQPRPDYPRRAKSEGVQGLVLVRIIVGVDGEVEAEHTRVLRSIPALDAAAIEAVNRWRFTPAIGRQGKPVRVILELPIQFTLK, encoded by the coding sequence ATGATTCTCAATTTCGGTCTTCCGGCCCTGGAGAGTGAGCGACCCGCTGAGCCGCGGGTGGTGGTCTCCTCGCGACTCTTCCGCATGGGAGAGGTCGCGGAGCGGGAAGGGCTCTGGACCCGATGGGGCTGGGCGCTCGTGACGGCGGTGGTGGTCCACGCGGGAGTGGTCGCGGCGGGCATGGCCATGCCGGCGAGTGCGCCGGAGTTCCCCCCGGCCGCCGAGGAGCCGGAGCTGGTGTTGCTCGCCTTCGCGCCACCTCCTCCCGCCCCGTCGTCGGGCGCGGCCCGCTCGGTTCCCGTGGAGCGAGCGGCGCGTCCCTCCCGTCCCCGCGTGGCGCGGCCGGTGATGGAGACGTCCATCCAACCCCAGCCGAAGCCGGAGGTTGTCGAGCCCCCGGTCGATGAGACTCCGCCCGTCGCGAATGACGCGCCGAGCACCCCCGAAGCCGTGGCGGATGCGCCGGCGGACTCGAGCCCCGTCCCGTCCGTTGCGGGGGGCGTCGTGGGCGGTGCGGTCGGGGGAACCCAGGGCGGCATCGTGGGCGCCACGGGAACGCTGGGTGACGCGGTGGGGCTGGGCCAGGTGCTCCGTCCGCCGTCCGTGTTGAAGCAGCCCCGGCCGGACTATCCGCGCCGCGCCAAGAGCGAGGGCGTCCAGGGCCTCGTGCTGGTTCGCATCATCGTCGGAGTCGATGGTGAGGTGGAGGCCGAGCACACGCGCGTGCTGCGCTCCATCCCCGCGCTCGACGCCGCCGCCATCGAAGCCGTCAACCGTTGGCGCTTCACGCCCGCCATCGGGCGCCAGGGCAAGCCCGTGCGAGTCATCCTCGAGCTGCCCATCCAGTTCACCTTGAAGTGA
- a CDS encoding PepSY-associated TM helix domain-containing protein — protein MVLPFRKTLFWIHLAVGIVTGIVVAIMSVTGVALAFQPQVIAWAESEARTVPAPGADARRLTVEELLAKVREARPEAQVSGITVYPSETASAQVALGRTAVLYVNPYSGEVLESGSKGWRSFFHLMEEWHRWLATGGDNRAVGKAITGASNAGFLFLALSGLYLWWPRNWSRKAVRSVVWFRGGLKGKARDFNWHNVMGFWMLPVLVVLTASGMVISYKWASDLVYTVTGNAVPAQGGGGVKVPAPETGTERKTVSAMVSTVQEQVPTWASITYRIPSPPKGAQGKPSEQPGGPKGGGEPRGGEQGKPSEPPGPPKADAVSFSVKEKDAWPLFSSTQVSVDPFTGQVAKREGYADLNSGRQMRSWLRFLHTGEALGWPGQLIAAIASLAGAFLVWTGFALSWRRFFPRRQPRAEVPASTGESETPA, from the coding sequence ATGGTTCTTCCGTTTCGCAAGACGCTCTTCTGGATTCACCTCGCCGTGGGCATCGTCACCGGCATCGTCGTGGCCATCATGTCGGTGACGGGCGTGGCCCTGGCCTTCCAGCCGCAGGTCATCGCGTGGGCGGAGTCGGAGGCTCGCACCGTGCCCGCTCCGGGCGCGGATGCCCGCAGGCTCACCGTCGAGGAACTGCTGGCGAAGGTGCGCGAGGCCCGGCCGGAAGCCCAGGTGTCTGGCATCACCGTGTATCCCTCCGAGACGGCGTCCGCGCAGGTGGCGCTGGGCCGCACGGCGGTGCTCTACGTGAATCCCTACTCGGGTGAGGTGCTCGAGAGCGGGTCGAAGGGGTGGCGTTCGTTCTTCCACCTGATGGAGGAGTGGCACCGGTGGCTGGCCACGGGCGGCGACAACCGCGCCGTGGGCAAGGCCATCACCGGGGCGTCCAACGCGGGCTTCCTCTTCCTGGCGCTGTCGGGTCTCTACCTGTGGTGGCCGCGCAACTGGTCGCGCAAGGCCGTGCGCTCCGTGGTGTGGTTCCGCGGTGGGTTGAAGGGCAAGGCTCGCGACTTCAACTGGCACAACGTGATGGGCTTCTGGATGCTGCCCGTGCTCGTCGTTCTCACGGCGTCCGGCATGGTCATCTCGTACAAGTGGGCGAGTGACCTCGTCTACACGGTGACGGGCAACGCCGTTCCCGCGCAGGGCGGCGGAGGCGTGAAGGTCCCCGCTCCGGAGACCGGCACCGAGCGCAAGACGGTGAGCGCGATGGTGTCCACCGTCCAGGAGCAGGTCCCCACGTGGGCGAGCATCACCTACCGAATCCCGTCGCCGCCCAAGGGCGCGCAGGGCAAGCCGTCGGAGCAGCCCGGTGGCCCGAAGGGTGGGGGCGAGCCTCGTGGGGGTGAGCAGGGCAAGCCGTCGGAGCCCCCGGGCCCGCCGAAGGCCGACGCCGTGTCGTTCAGCGTGAAGGAGAAGGACGCCTGGCCGCTGTTCTCCTCCACGCAAGTCTCGGTGGACCCCTTCACCGGACAGGTGGCGAAGCGCGAGGGCTATGCGGACCTGAACTCGGGCCGCCAGATGCGCTCCTGGCTGCGCTTCCTCCACACGGGTGAGGCGCTGGGGTGGCCGGGCCAGCTCATCGCCGCCATCGCCTCGTTGGCGGGGGCCTTCCTGGTGTGGACGGGCTTCGCCCTGTCGTGGCGGCGCTTCTTCCCTCGACGCCAGCCGCGCGCCGAGGTGCCCGCGTCCACGGGCGAATCGGAGACCCCCGCCTAG
- a CDS encoding TonB-dependent receptor has translation MGGVRAALKPWGPAVGLVSALAAGGAVAQEPAAETPRAEAPVEASAAPAEQAPASTESQQGTEGRFVLPTLEVQGETESYQVRESALPKVQKALVNTPQSVTVVPEAVMEEQRATTVRDALRNVSGITMSAGEGVRQGDSFMLRGFSAQNDVSRDGARDLGWFTRDTFNLEGVEAYFGPSSVLFGRGSAGGAINLVTKKPKRTSFQEVALSGGTAPTGRVDADINQVLSEDLQLRLNVMGQLSSTAGRDVTKDNRVGVAPSLRYKLAERTTLEMDYMFQREDGIPDYGVPYFNGSPVTESLDVPRENFYGVKSDKERVDAHVATARVTQGLGESLQFTNTLRFGRVDRFASPTAPRGLTPAGAPTTIGRQRFQTETDNSYLANQAAVGGELTTGFLEHSANAGVELTWEKRSQGRFNLNAVGLPTGPNLPADLFNPDSDPDLSAVSPVFSSASVSVQRTLGLYIADQIELGPYVELLGSVRWDVFNTDYVSTAASGAKTRLQSSDHLLNWRAGVVLKPVEKVSVYGMYGTSASPSAELGTLAADTVSLDPEKNTIIEAGAKADLLEDRLGLTAAVFRINKTDARVPNTNPEGPPQVLAGEQRVQGLNLGVAGTIVERWKVLANYTLMDSAIVEHTTPHMVGQRLPNTPRHSLSLWTTYSPLKDFTLGGGAIYQDVTSVNNPTSATAVTNYVPNFWRFDAFASYAFGKALVQLNVYNLTDTLYYDQYYAGHAVPAEGMSALLTARYRFD, from the coding sequence GTGGGTGGAGTTCGGGCGGCGCTGAAGCCGTGGGGGCCGGCGGTGGGGTTGGTGTCCGCGCTGGCGGCGGGTGGCGCGGTGGCGCAGGAGCCCGCGGCGGAGACGCCTCGCGCGGAGGCGCCGGTGGAGGCCTCGGCGGCCCCTGCCGAGCAGGCGCCCGCGTCGACGGAGTCCCAGCAGGGCACGGAGGGCCGCTTCGTGCTGCCCACCCTGGAGGTGCAGGGGGAGACGGAGAGCTATCAGGTCCGTGAGAGCGCGCTGCCCAAGGTGCAGAAGGCCCTGGTGAACACGCCGCAGTCGGTGACGGTGGTGCCCGAGGCGGTGATGGAGGAGCAGCGGGCGACGACGGTGCGGGACGCGCTCCGCAACGTCTCCGGCATCACGATGAGCGCAGGCGAGGGGGTCCGCCAGGGTGACTCCTTCATGCTGCGGGGCTTCTCCGCGCAGAACGACGTGTCCCGCGATGGTGCCCGTGACCTGGGCTGGTTCACGCGCGACACGTTCAACCTGGAGGGCGTGGAGGCGTACTTCGGTCCGTCGTCCGTGCTCTTCGGCCGTGGCTCCGCCGGTGGCGCCATCAACCTGGTGACGAAGAAGCCCAAGCGCACGTCCTTCCAGGAGGTGGCGCTCAGCGGCGGCACCGCGCCCACGGGCCGTGTCGACGCGGACATCAACCAGGTGCTGTCCGAGGACCTCCAGCTCCGCCTGAACGTCATGGGCCAGCTGTCCTCGACGGCGGGCCGCGACGTGACGAAGGACAACCGCGTGGGTGTGGCGCCGTCGCTGCGCTACAAGCTCGCGGAGCGCACCACGCTGGAGATGGACTACATGTTCCAGCGGGAGGACGGCATCCCGGACTACGGCGTGCCGTACTTCAACGGCAGCCCCGTCACCGAGTCGCTCGACGTGCCGCGCGAGAACTTCTACGGCGTGAAGTCCGACAAGGAGCGCGTGGACGCGCACGTCGCCACCGCCCGCGTCACCCAGGGCCTGGGCGAGTCGCTCCAGTTCACCAACACGCTGCGCTTCGGCCGCGTGGACCGCTTCGCCAGCCCCACCGCGCCGCGAGGCCTGACGCCCGCGGGGGCCCCGACGACCATCGGCCGGCAGCGCTTCCAGACGGAGACGGACAACTCGTACCTCGCCAACCAGGCCGCGGTGGGCGGTGAGCTGACGACGGGCTTCCTCGAGCACAGCGCCAACGCGGGCGTGGAGCTGACCTGGGAGAAGCGCAGCCAGGGCCGCTTCAACCTCAACGCGGTGGGCCTGCCGACGGGCCCCAACCTCCCGGCGGACCTGTTCAACCCGGACTCGGACCCGGACCTTTCCGCGGTGTCGCCCGTGTTCTCCAGCGCCAGCGTGAGCGTGCAGCGGACGCTGGGCCTCTACATCGCCGACCAGATCGAGCTGGGGCCCTATGTGGAGCTGCTGGGCTCGGTGCGCTGGGACGTGTTCAACACGGACTACGTCTCCACGGCCGCCTCGGGCGCGAAGACCCGGCTGCAGAGCAGCGACCACCTCCTCAACTGGCGCGCGGGCGTGGTCCTCAAGCCGGTGGAGAAGGTGAGCGTCTACGGCATGTACGGCACCTCCGCGAGCCCCTCCGCCGAGCTGGGCACGCTGGCCGCCGACACCGTGAGCCTGGACCCGGAGAAGAACACCATCATCGAGGCGGGCGCGAAGGCGGACCTGCTCGAGGATCGGCTGGGGCTCACCGCCGCGGTGTTCCGCATCAACAAGACGGACGCGCGCGTGCCCAACACCAACCCGGAAGGGCCGCCGCAGGTGCTCGCCGGTGAGCAGCGCGTGCAGGGCCTCAACCTGGGCGTGGCCGGCACCATCGTCGAGCGCTGGAAGGTGCTCGCCAACTACACGCTGATGGACTCCGCCATCGTCGAGCACACGACGCCGCACATGGTCGGCCAGCGGCTGCCCAACACGCCGCGCCACAGCCTCTCGCTGTGGACGACGTACTCCCCCCTGAAGGACTTCACCTTGGGTGGCGGCGCCATCTACCAGGACGTCACGAGCGTCAACAACCCGACCTCGGCCACCGCGGTGACGAACTACGTGCCGAACTTCTGGCGCTTCGATGCCTTCGCGAGCTACGCGTTCGGCAAGGCGCTGGTCCAGCTCAACGTCTACAACCTCACCGACACGCTGTACTACGACCAGTACTACGCGGGTCACGCCGTCCCCGCGGAGGGCATGTCGGCCCTGCTGACGGCTCGCTACCGCTTCGACTGA